Proteins encoded together in one Eubalaena glacialis isolate mEubGla1 chromosome 7, mEubGla1.1.hap2.+ XY, whole genome shotgun sequence window:
- the LOC133095155 gene encoding glutathione S-transferase A4 isoform X2 produces MGFSCRWSRGNHLLFQQVPMVEIDGMKLVQTRSILHYIADKHHLFGKDLKERTLIDMYVEGTLDLLELIIMHPFLKPDDQQKEVVNMAQKAIIRYFPVFEKVLRGHGQRFLVGNQLSLADIILLQTILALEEKIPNILSAFPHLQEFTVKISNIPTIKKFLEPGSKRKPPPDDIYVRTVYNIFMP; encoded by the exons GTAACCACCTGCTGTTCCAACAAGTGCCAATGGTTGAAATTGATGGGATGAAGCTAGTGCAGACCCGGAGCATCCTCCACTATATAGCGGACAAGCACCATCTCTTCGGCAAAGATCTCAAGGAGAGAACCCT GATTGACATGTATGTGGAGGGGACCCTGGATCTTCTGGAACTGATTATCATGCATCCTTTCCTCAAACCAGACGATCAGCAAAAGGAAGTGGTGAACATGGCCCAGAAGGCTATAATTAGATACTTTCCTGTGTTCGAAAAG GTTTTACGGGGTCATGGACAAAGGTTTCTTGTTGGTAATCAGCTGAGCCTTGCAGACATAATTCTACTCCAGACCATTTTGGCTCTAGAAGAGAAAATTCCTAATATCCTGTCTGCCTTTCCTCACCTCCAG GAGTTCACAGTGAAAATAAGTAATATCCCTACAATTAAGAAATTCCTTGAACCTGGCAGCAAGAGGAAGCCTCCTCCGGATGACATCTACGTGAGAACCGTGTACAACATCTTCATGCCGTAG